One genomic window of Solanum dulcamara chromosome 12, daSolDulc1.2, whole genome shotgun sequence includes the following:
- the LOC129877688 gene encoding uncharacterized protein LOC129877688: MKAPRRPIHAVSTWVKRQPPKVKAFLAVVAGMMILVLLRAIVHDHDNLFVAAEAVHAIGISVLIYKLTKEKTCAGISLKSQELTALFLAVRLYCSFVMEYDIHTLLDLTTLGTTLWVIFTIRVNLESSYMEDKDNCSIYYVVIPCAALALLIHPSTSHHLINRIFWAFCVYLEAVSVLPQLRVMQNTQIVEPFTAHYVFALGVARFLSCAHWVLQVLDSNGHLLVALGHGLWPSMVLISEIVQTFILADFCYYYVKSVFGGQLVLRLPSGVV; the protein is encoded by the exons ATGAAGGCGCCGAGGAGGCCGATCCACGCCGTGTCAACATGGGTTAAACGGCAACCTCCAAAGGTAAAGGCTTTTCTGGCGGTAGTCGCCGGCATGATGATTCTGGTGCTGCTACGTGCCATTGTCCACGATCACGACAACCTTTTCGTCGCCGCCGAGGCTGTTCACGCCATCGGAATCTCTGTCCTTATCTATAAGCTCACGAAAGAAAAAACTTGTGCTG GGATTTCACTCAAATCCCAGGAGCTCACTGCTCTGTTTTTGGCTGTCAGACTGTATTGTAGTTTTGTCATGGAATATGATATACATACCTTACTTGATTTAACTACATTGGGGACAACCTTATGGGTTATTTTTACGATCCGAGTAAATCTTGAATCAAGTTACATGGAGGACAAAGACAATTGTTCAATTTATTATGTG GTGATCCCTTGTGCTGCCTTAGCCTTGCTAATTCATCCATCAACATCACATCACTTGATCAATAGAATCTTCTGGGCTTTCTGTGTTTACTTGGAGGCGGTTTCTGTGCTTCCTCAACTTCGTGTAATGCAAAACACTCAG ATAGTTGAACCATTCACAGCTCACTATGTATTTGCCTTGGGTGTTGCGAGGTTCTTAAGTTGCGCTCATTGGGTTCTCCAG GTTTTGGACAGTAACGGCCATCTACTAGTAGCATTAGGTCATGGTTTATGGCCTTCAATGGTGCTTATATCTGAAATTGTTCAGACATTCATCTTAGCAGACTTCTGTTACTACTACGTTAAAAG TGTTTTCGGAGGACAGCTGGTTTTGCGCCTTCCTTCAGGGGTTGTGTAA